The following are encoded in a window of Arctopsyche grandis isolate Sample6627 chromosome 2, ASM5162203v2, whole genome shotgun sequence genomic DNA:
- the LOC143922788 gene encoding uncharacterized protein LOC143922788 has product MRARPQYRECILRFLGSKGLLRRSHIRPIAIAVGEPPLPAITSEALLAVGRSGAPIAVSARRWALSSEFVPMRTAMFAAIFRQKCSGHRGGCASLSSELPLPAPPPPPPPTPRRSLLIPNRVSKERGHFLKMKLYLQPIQNSCSDRLLIKKRRLEKMGYFPENEAVCF; this is encoded by the exons ATGCGCGCGC GACCACAGTATAGAGAGTGCATCCTGAGGTTTCTTGGTTCAAAAGGTCTT CTGCGTCGTTCGCATATTCGACCAATCGCTATCGCCGTGGGTGAACCCCCACTCCCAGCCATTACATCGGAAGCGCTGCTCGCAGTCGGCAGAAGTGGTGCGCCCATCGCGGTGAGTGCACGTCGCTGGGCTCTCAGCTCTGAGTTCGTGCCAATGCGAACCGCAATgttcgccgccattttccggCAGAAGTGCAGCGGCCATCGCGGCGGGTGCGCGTCGCTGAGCTCTGAGCTGCCGCTAcccgccccccccccaccaccacccccaaccccccgcag atcgttgctgataCCAAACCGAGtctcgaaagaacgcggtcatttcctgaaaatgaagcttTACTTGCAGCCGATCCAGAACAGCTGCTCAG atcgtttGCTGATAAAAAAACGGAGACTGGAAAAAATGGGGTattttcctgaaaatgaagctgtgtgcttctag